One stretch of Bordetella avium DNA includes these proteins:
- a CDS encoding ATP-binding protein yields the protein MPGSTAISFLRTLCSLRWFAIGGQAVTVLIANGLLDLPLPLGPLWAGVGTLMAFNLYASLRLRGARDVSYATAFAHLMVDMVVLAWMVGWSGGITNPFGTMFLVPIALAAFALPRGWAFAAALACLAGYTAAAVLGRPLLSSDESYVLLLWGLGANFLISAGVVLYFSIRLSADMRARARELALLRERFTRNEGIVALATHAAAMAHELNTPLATMTLLADEVRDEVSDEGVRADVDTLRELLALCRERIRNLAVPTEVDLVRVVGQWRLVRPTIDLRRTGSLPESLRVEPAIAHLLQALLNNAADAGEEAGDPRVDLHLEYRNGALRGEVRDHGRGFDPNHTLLPALFNSNKPGGLGVGLALSHATVEQLGGEMTISAAEGGGSRTSFHLPLGGSSQA from the coding sequence ATGCCTGGTAGTACCGCCATCTCCTTTTTGCGCACCTTGTGCAGCCTGCGCTGGTTCGCCATCGGCGGGCAGGCTGTTACGGTGCTGATCGCCAATGGTCTGTTGGACCTGCCCTTGCCGCTTGGCCCCCTGTGGGCCGGCGTCGGCACCCTGATGGCCTTCAACCTCTACGCCAGCCTGCGGCTGCGCGGCGCGCGCGATGTTTCCTATGCCACGGCCTTCGCCCATCTGATGGTGGACATGGTGGTGCTGGCCTGGATGGTGGGTTGGAGCGGCGGTATTACCAATCCCTTCGGCACGATGTTCCTGGTGCCGATTGCCCTGGCGGCTTTCGCCTTGCCGCGGGGCTGGGCTTTTGCCGCCGCACTGGCCTGTCTGGCGGGGTATACCGCAGCGGCCGTGCTGGGCCGGCCGCTGCTCAGCAGCGACGAATCTTATGTGCTGCTGCTCTGGGGACTGGGCGCCAACTTTCTGATCTCGGCGGGCGTGGTGCTGTATTTCTCGATCCGGCTGTCCGCCGACATGCGGGCCCGCGCTCGCGAGTTGGCACTGCTGCGCGAGCGCTTCACGCGCAACGAGGGTATTGTGGCGCTCGCCACCCATGCGGCCGCCATGGCGCATGAGCTCAATACGCCACTGGCCACCATGACCCTGCTGGCCGATGAGGTGCGCGATGAGGTCAGTGACGAGGGGGTTCGCGCCGATGTCGATACCCTGCGCGAGTTGCTGGCCCTGTGCCGCGAGCGTATCCGTAATCTGGCCGTGCCCACCGAGGTGGATCTGGTCAGAGTGGTGGGGCAATGGCGGCTGGTGCGTCCGACCATCGATCTGCGCCGCACGGGAAGTCTGCCGGAATCCCTGCGCGTCGAACCGGCCATTGCTCACCTGTTGCAGGCGCTGTTGAACAATGCGGCCGATGCCGGTGAAGAGGCCGGCGATCCCCGGGTAGACTTGCATCTCGAATACCGGAACGGGGCCTTGCGCGGCGAAGTGCGGGATCATGGGCGGGGGTTTGACCCGAACCACACCCTCTTGCCCGCCCTGTTCAATAGCAATAAGCCGGGCGGATTGGGGGTCGGATTGGCGTTATCCCACGCCACTGTAGAACAATTAGGGGGCGAAATGACGATTTCCGCA
- a CDS encoding DUF2325 domain-containing protein: MSTLSDTEQLRSEHAALLQAYGRIQADCSLRLRRQAEQIASLEHALFQTRIAVVLRDTRMAWADEECQALRNDAGLPRRKTLARQVENLIERVRSLTRQRQGGRAVLCVGGDGNTEGLARQLVESTGGRFLKHEGEDDALEASLRAADLVICQTGCISHDAYWLVRDHCKRTGKQCVLVDSPQALAVIRPPERHRPKP, encoded by the coding sequence ATGTCCACGCTTTCCGACACCGAACAACTGCGCTCGGAGCACGCCGCCCTTCTCCAGGCCTATGGCCGCATTCAGGCGGATTGCTCTCTACGCCTGAGGCGCCAGGCCGAGCAGATCGCCTCGCTGGAACACGCCCTGTTCCAGACACGCATCGCGGTCGTGCTGCGCGACACCCGCATGGCCTGGGCCGATGAGGAATGCCAGGCGCTGCGCAACGACGCCGGACTGCCGCGCCGCAAAACGCTGGCCCGGCAGGTCGAAAACCTGATCGAACGGGTCCGCTCGCTGACCCGCCAGCGACAGGGCGGCCGCGCCGTGCTCTGCGTGGGCGGAGATGGCAACACCGAAGGTCTGGCCCGGCAGTTGGTGGAAAGCACTGGCGGGCGCTTTCTGAAACATGAAGGCGAAGACGATGCCCTGGAGGCCAGTCTGCGTGCTGCCGACCTGGTCATCTGCCAGACCGGCTGCATCAGCCACGACGCTTATTGGCTGGTGCGCGATCATTGCAAGCGCACTGGCAAGCAGTGCGTGCTGGTCGATAGCCCGCAGGCGCTCGCCGTGATTCGCCCGCCCGAGCGGCATCGGCCCAAGCCCTGA
- a CDS encoding Dps family protein: MAKKLDTKQKAVATERRKRPIATPTDLAQDATRDISAALNQLLADVFALYLKTKNFHWHVSGPHFRDYHLLLDEQGDELFAMTDPLAERVRKIGGTTLRSIGHIARSQRVLDNDADYVEPLDMLAELREDNKALAAALREAHNITDEHHDIASSSLLENWIDETERRTWFLFEASREAGSAGH; encoded by the coding sequence ATGGCCAAGAAGCTGGATACGAAACAGAAAGCCGTGGCGACCGAACGCCGCAAACGCCCTATTGCAACCCCGACTGATCTGGCGCAAGACGCCACCCGCGACATCTCCGCCGCGCTCAACCAATTGCTCGCCGATGTTTTCGCCCTGTATCTGAAGACGAAGAATTTCCATTGGCATGTGAGCGGCCCGCACTTTCGCGACTATCACCTCTTGCTGGACGAACAGGGCGACGAACTGTTCGCCATGACCGATCCCTTGGCCGAGCGCGTGCGCAAAATCGGCGGCACCACGCTGCGCTCCATCGGCCACATCGCCCGCTCGCAACGCGTGCTGGACAACGATGCCGATTACGTTGAACCGCTGGACATGCTGGCCGAGCTGCGCGAGGACAACAAAGCGCTAGCCGCCGCTTTGCGCGAAGCGCACAACATTACCGACGAACATCACGACATCGCCAGCTCCAGCCTGCTGGAAAACTGGATCGACGAAACGGAACGCCGCACCTGGTTCCTGTTCGAAGCCAGCCGCGAGGCCGGCAGCGCGGGGCACTGA
- a CDS encoding GNAT family N-acetyltransferase, which produces MLLHTPLAQEADFDALAELRRAAMRPSLEALGRYDPARSRERLRASFDPALTRHIEADGERVGFFILDDRQPVWRLAHFYLHPDHSGRGIGSAVLAQLRSRARALGASIELTALRGSRSNAFYLAQGFEKVGESEWDVAYRYTGGA; this is translated from the coding sequence ATGCTGCTGCATACCCCGCTTGCCCAAGAAGCCGATTTCGACGCGCTCGCCGAGTTGCGGCGGGCCGCCATGCGCCCCAGCCTGGAGGCATTGGGCCGCTATGACCCGGCGCGCTCGCGCGAACGGCTGCGCGCCAGTTTCGACCCGGCGCTTACGCGCCACATCGAGGCAGACGGCGAGCGGGTGGGGTTCTTTATTCTGGATGACCGCCAGCCTGTTTGGCGGCTTGCGCATTTTTATCTGCATCCCGATCACAGCGGACGGGGTATTGGCTCAGCAGTGCTTGCGCAACTCCGCAGCCGCGCACGCGCCCTGGGCGCCAGCATCGAACTGACCGCGCTCAGGGGCAGCCGCTCGAATGCCTTCTATCTGGCGCAGGGTTTCGAGAAGGTGGGCGAATCCGAGTGGGACGTCGCTTACCGGTACACGGGCGGCGCTTAA
- a CDS encoding gamma-glutamyltransferase family protein, translating into MFTTRPEILGSFGVVTSTHWLASASGMSLLERGGNAFDAAVAAGFVLQVVEPHLVGPAGEVPVIFHSARTGKTEVLCGQGCTPAGATLEHYRGLGLDLIPGNGLLPAVIPGAFDAWMLLLRDYGSMRVRDVLEPAIFYAESGHALMPRISNTIAGLKDFFEQHWPSTAEVYLPGGQVPRAGKLFRNPALARTWRRVLEAAEAVGADRERQIDAARDAFYRGFIADAIDRFVQNEVMDESGRPQRGVLRASDMAGWSASYEAPLTYDYGDYTVAKAGAWSQGPVFLQTLALLKGADLGAMGANSAAFIHHVTEAMKLAFADREVYYGDPSFTEVPLDILLSDAYNDARRALIGEAASHELRPGQVPGFEAQLARVMDTLSRLSKVTPVGAGGNEPTLADMRASVKRGDTTHVDVIDRWGNMVSATPSGGWFQSSPIIPELGFGLNTRAQMFWLEPDLPCTLAPGKRPRTTLTPSLALRSGKPYMVFGTPGGDQQEQWQMLVFLRHVHHGLNLQEAIDQPMSHTQHFPTSFYPRDRKPGHLAVEASFGPEVIEDLRARGHQIEQAPAWSVGRVTAAALDEDGLLHAAATPRLMQAYAIGR; encoded by the coding sequence ATGTTCACGACCCGTCCGGAGATTCTGGGCAGCTTTGGCGTGGTGACGTCCACGCACTGGCTGGCCAGCGCCAGCGGCATGAGTCTGCTGGAGCGGGGCGGTAACGCCTTCGATGCGGCAGTGGCGGCCGGTTTCGTGCTGCAAGTGGTTGAACCGCATCTGGTCGGCCCGGCTGGCGAGGTGCCGGTAATCTTCCACTCGGCCCGCACCGGCAAGACCGAAGTGCTGTGCGGCCAGGGCTGCACACCGGCTGGCGCCACGCTGGAGCACTATCGTGGCCTGGGCCTGGATCTGATTCCTGGCAACGGTTTGCTGCCTGCCGTGATTCCGGGCGCTTTCGACGCCTGGATGCTGCTGCTGCGCGATTACGGGTCGATGCGCGTGCGCGATGTTCTTGAACCGGCGATTTTTTATGCCGAATCCGGCCATGCGCTGATGCCTCGCATCAGCAATACGATTGCCGGCTTGAAAGACTTCTTCGAGCAACACTGGCCCAGTACGGCCGAGGTCTACCTGCCCGGCGGGCAGGTGCCTCGCGCCGGAAAGCTGTTCCGCAATCCGGCGCTGGCGCGCACCTGGCGCCGGGTGCTCGAAGCCGCCGAGGCGGTGGGCGCCGATCGCGAACGCCAAATCGACGCCGCTCGCGATGCCTTTTATCGCGGCTTTATCGCCGATGCCATTGACCGTTTCGTCCAGAACGAAGTCATGGATGAAAGCGGCCGGCCGCAGCGCGGCGTGCTGCGCGCCAGCGATATGGCGGGCTGGTCAGCCAGCTACGAAGCGCCGCTGACCTACGATTACGGCGACTACACTGTCGCCAAAGCCGGCGCCTGGAGCCAGGGGCCGGTATTCTTGCAAACGCTGGCCCTGCTCAAGGGCGCAGATCTGGGCGCCATGGGCGCCAACAGTGCGGCCTTCATTCACCACGTGACCGAGGCCATGAAGCTGGCTTTCGCCGACCGCGAGGTGTATTACGGCGATCCCAGCTTTACCGAGGTGCCGCTCGATATCCTGTTGTCGGATGCGTATAACGATGCGCGCCGGGCCCTGATCGGCGAAGCCGCCTCGCATGAGTTGCGGCCGGGTCAGGTGCCGGGCTTCGAGGCCCAGTTGGCCCGCGTGATGGATACGCTGTCGCGTCTGTCCAAGGTCACGCCGGTCGGTGCGGGCGGCAACGAACCCACGCTTGCCGACATGCGGGCATCAGTTAAACGAGGCGATACCACCCACGTCGATGTGATCGATCGTTGGGGCAATATGGTGTCGGCCACGCCTTCGGGAGGCTGGTTCCAGTCCTCGCCCATTATTCCCGAGCTGGGCTTCGGCCTGAATACCCGCGCTCAGATGTTCTGGCTGGAACCGGATCTGCCATGCACGTTGGCGCCGGGCAAGCGCCCGCGCACCACGCTTACGCCGTCGCTGGCCCTGCGCAGCGGCAAACCCTATATGGTGTTCGGCACGCCGGGCGGAGACCAGCAGGAGCAATGGCAGATGTTGGTGTTCCTGCGTCATGTGCATCATGGGCTCAATCTGCAAGAGGCCATCGACCAGCCCATGTCGCACACCCAGCATTTCCCGACCTCTTTCTACCCGCGTGACCGCAAGCCCGGGCATTTGGCTGTCGAGGCCAGCTTTGGTCCCGAGGTGATCGAGGATCTGCGCGCGCGCGGCCACCAGATCGAGCAAGCCCCTGCCTGGAGTGTTGGCCGTGTAACCGCCGCCGCACTCGATGAGGATGGCCTCTTGCATGCCGCGGCGACGCCGCGCCTTATGCAGGCCTACGCTATCGGCCGCTAA
- a CDS encoding ABC transporter substrate-binding protein, with the protein MSKLRVALAIAGLVASAAVSAQTTLRIGLQDDPDVLDPARARTFVGRLVFASLCDRLVDITPDLKFVPQLAESWSTSEDGKALTFKLRKGAVYHDGNPIDAASVKANLERAMTLPDSNRKSELSSVASVEAPDAQTVVLHLKQADASLLSQLSDRAGMMISPATFDKDPGSKPVCSGPYRFKERVQNDRIVLEKFPQYWDAGHYHFDQLVFTPIPDSTVRLNNLRSGGLDIVERIAPTDADAVKSDSKLALAPVTGLGFQAIAVNIANGDRVSAPFKDARVRQALDLAIDRDVINQVVGQGMFQPAHQPFSPASFAYDTAVEHKGRDPKKAKALLKEAGYDRVKFELTYGNNTTMQQVMELIQAMGAEAGFDISLRPLEFAAMQSALSRGDFQVGQTGWSGRVDPSGNIHQYVSCKGNLNDGRFCDAEIDKWLEEARAISDEGKRRELYSKVLQKMTVERPQIYLYYLPWVFGTQKKVEGFVPYPDGLIRLKDVKLTKK; encoded by the coding sequence ATGTCTAAACTTCGAGTTGCCCTGGCCATCGCTGGCCTGGTCGCCAGCGCCGCCGTGTCGGCGCAAACCACTTTGCGCATTGGTCTGCAAGATGATCCTGATGTGCTGGACCCCGCGCGCGCGCGCACTTTCGTGGGCCGCCTGGTGTTCGCTTCGCTGTGTGACCGTCTGGTGGATATCACACCCGATCTGAAGTTCGTGCCGCAACTGGCCGAATCCTGGTCTACCTCTGAGGACGGCAAAGCCCTGACTTTCAAGTTGCGCAAGGGCGCGGTCTATCATGACGGCAACCCCATCGATGCCGCTTCGGTCAAGGCCAACCTCGAGCGCGCCATGACGCTGCCCGACAGCAACCGCAAGAGCGAGCTCTCCTCCGTCGCCAGCGTTGAAGCGCCCGATGCCCAGACCGTCGTGCTACACCTGAAACAGGCCGACGCCTCGTTGCTGTCGCAGCTTTCCGACCGCGCCGGCATGATGATTTCGCCGGCCACCTTCGACAAGGACCCCGGCAGCAAGCCGGTGTGCTCCGGGCCTTACCGTTTCAAAGAGCGCGTGCAAAACGACCGCATCGTGCTGGAAAAATTTCCGCAATACTGGGATGCCGGCCACTACCACTTTGACCAGTTGGTGTTCACGCCGATTCCGGACTCCACCGTGCGCCTGAACAATCTGCGCTCCGGCGGCCTGGACATTGTCGAACGTATCGCGCCGACCGACGCCGATGCGGTCAAGAGCGATTCCAAGCTGGCCCTGGCTCCGGTCACGGGCCTGGGTTTTCAGGCCATCGCGGTGAACATCGCCAACGGCGACCGCGTTAGCGCGCCGTTCAAAGACGCCCGCGTGCGTCAAGCGCTGGATCTGGCCATTGACCGCGACGTGATCAATCAGGTCGTGGGGCAGGGCATGTTCCAGCCCGCCCACCAGCCGTTCTCGCCGGCCAGCTTCGCCTACGATACGGCCGTCGAACACAAGGGCCGCGACCCGAAGAAGGCGAAGGCGCTGCTCAAAGAAGCAGGCTATGACCGCGTCAAGTTCGAGCTGACCTACGGCAACAACACCACCATGCAACAGGTCATGGAGCTGATCCAGGCCATGGGCGCCGAAGCGGGTTTTGATATCTCGCTGCGCCCTTTGGAGTTCGCCGCCATGCAATCCGCGTTGTCGCGTGGTGATTTCCAGGTGGGTCAAACCGGCTGGTCGGGCCGTGTCGATCCTAGCGGCAATATCCATCAGTATGTGAGCTGCAAGGGCAATCTGAACGATGGCCGTTTCTGCGACGCCGAGATCGACAAGTGGCTTGAAGAAGCCCGCGCTATCTCCGACGAGGGCAAGCGCCGCGAGCTCTACAGCAAGGTGCTGCAAAAGATGACCGTTGAGCGTCCCCAGATCTATCTGTACTACCTGCCGTGGGTGTTCGGTACGCAGAAGAAGGTCGAAGGTTTCGTGCCCTATCCTGATGGCCTGATCCGCCTGAAGGACGTCAAGCTGACCAAGAAGTAA
- a CDS encoding adenosine deaminase encodes MQDWLTALPKAELHIHLEGALEPELLFALAQRNGVTLPWPDIDALRQAYQYQNLQEFLDLYYQGAHVLRTEQDFYDLTWAYLRKCAEQGVTHTEPFFDPQTHTDRGVPFQVVLSGIQAALADGRRDLGIQSGLILSFLRHLPEEAAMRTLDEALPYRDAFIAVGLDSSEAGFPPRLFERVFARARAEGLPAVAHAGEEGPPEYIWEALERLQVKRIDHGVRAWEDPRLIAHLVDTQIPLTVCPLSNVRLQVFEHMGQHNVLEMLERGLNVCINSDDPAYFGGYVLENFMALREHLGMSQEQARRLAANSLASVLTA; translated from the coding sequence ATGCAAGACTGGCTGACCGCTCTGCCCAAAGCGGAACTACATATCCATCTCGAGGGGGCGCTGGAGCCCGAGCTGCTGTTCGCGCTGGCGCAGCGCAATGGCGTGACACTGCCCTGGCCCGATATCGATGCGTTGCGCCAGGCCTATCAGTATCAGAACTTGCAGGAATTCCTCGATCTGTATTACCAGGGCGCGCATGTCCTGCGCACCGAGCAGGACTTCTACGATCTCACTTGGGCCTATCTGCGCAAATGCGCCGAGCAGGGCGTCACCCACACCGAGCCTTTTTTCGATCCCCAAACGCATACCGACCGCGGCGTGCCGTTTCAGGTCGTGTTGAGCGGTATTCAGGCCGCGCTGGCCGATGGGCGGCGCGATTTGGGCATACAAAGCGGCTTGATCCTGAGCTTTTTGCGGCACCTGCCCGAGGAGGCCGCGATGCGCACGCTTGATGAGGCGCTGCCTTATCGCGATGCGTTTATTGCGGTCGGCCTGGACAGCAGCGAGGCCGGTTTTCCGCCGCGCCTGTTCGAGCGCGTATTCGCCCGAGCGCGGGCCGAAGGCCTGCCGGCCGTGGCCCATGCGGGCGAAGAGGGGCCGCCCGAGTACATCTGGGAGGCCTTGGAGCGTTTGCAGGTCAAGCGTATCGACCACGGTGTGCGGGCCTGGGAAGACCCGCGTCTGATCGCGCATCTGGTCGATACGCAAATACCCTTGACGGTCTGTCCTTTGTCCAATGTGCGCTTGCAGGTTTTCGAGCACATGGGGCAGCACAATGTGCTCGAGATGCTGGAGCGGGGGCTGAATGTTTGCATCAACTCCGATGACCCGGCTTACTTCGGCGGCTATGTGCTGGAGAATTTCATGGCCCTGCGCGAACACCTCGGCATGAGCCAGGAGCAGGCCCGCCGGCTGGCGGCTAACAGCCTGGCCAGCGTATTGACCGCCTGA
- a CDS encoding LysR substrate-binding domain-containing protein encodes MDLSDLRIFLAVAREQSVTRAAQALDRVPSNVTTRIRQLEDHLGQALFMREHKRMTLSDAGRRLEDYAQRLLALADEAEQALRAAGPQGRLRLGSMESTAASRLPLPLARLHARWPAVEIQLRTGTTRFLADAVTSHALDCAIVAYPSAQPPGARLDEALGAALEGDYLFTEELLLITPPGNAAPRALATFARGCAYRDRAEQWLRDAGEDPARLQMLELGSYHAILACVMAGSAMAVLPRSVLDLQTLTPPSRVIGPAHCFLIRRKGQDSANYQALLSALRD; translated from the coding sequence ATGGACCTCTCCGATCTCAGGATTTTTCTGGCCGTGGCCCGCGAACAAAGCGTGACGCGAGCCGCTCAGGCGCTAGACCGCGTGCCCTCGAATGTCACGACCCGCATCCGGCAGCTGGAAGATCATCTGGGCCAGGCCTTGTTCATGCGCGAGCACAAACGCATGACGCTCTCTGACGCCGGCCGCCGGCTAGAGGACTACGCGCAGCGTCTCCTGGCGTTGGCCGACGAGGCCGAGCAGGCCTTGCGCGCGGCCGGGCCGCAGGGCCGCCTGCGCCTGGGCTCGATGGAAAGCACGGCAGCCAGCCGCCTGCCGCTGCCGCTGGCCCGGCTGCACGCCCGCTGGCCTGCGGTAGAAATTCAGTTGCGCACCGGCACTACGCGTTTTCTCGCCGACGCCGTCACCAGCCATGCACTGGACTGCGCCATCGTCGCCTACCCCAGCGCCCAGCCCCCCGGCGCCAGGCTGGACGAAGCCCTGGGTGCAGCGCTCGAAGGCGATTATCTGTTCACGGAAGAATTGCTGCTGATCACGCCGCCCGGCAATGCCGCGCCACGCGCGCTCGCCACCTTCGCCCGCGGCTGCGCCTATCGCGACCGCGCCGAACAATGGCTGCGCGACGCCGGCGAAGACCCGGCCCGCCTACAGATGCTGGAGTTGGGCTCTTACCACGCCATTCTGGCCTGCGTGATGGCGGGTTCGGCCATGGCCGTTCTGCCGCGTTCCGTGCTCGATCTGCAAACGCTGACGCCGCCTTCGCGCGTCATTGGCCCCGCGCACTGCTTTCTCATCCGTCGCAAAGGCCAGGACAGCGCCAACTATCAAGCCTTGTTGTCCGCCTTGCGCGACTGA
- a CDS encoding NAD(P)H-dependent flavin oxidoreductase, with protein sequence MPRSDFLSRLGLQWPIIQAPMAGVSTPALAAAVSNAGALGSLGLGASNAPTARKAIEATRALTSRPFGVNLFCHRPAVADPARESAWLAGLAPHFASFGAAPPERITEIYTSFQVDDDMLDMLLETRPAVVSLHFGLPERKKLEALRAAGIYLMATATQLSEARRIAEAGIDAIVAQGIEAGGHRGVFDDTPRDHRLGTLALTRLLAAGVDRPVIAAGGIMDGQGVAAALSLGAQAAQLGTAFISCPESSADAAYRAALLGHDVVATTFTSAISGRLARCIVNRFTELGEAPDCPPIPDYPITYDAGKALNAAAKSRGDNGYAAQWAGQAAALSRGLPAAALVATLAQEWQAARQAALPR encoded by the coding sequence ATGCCGCGTTCCGACTTCCTTTCCCGCCTGGGGCTGCAATGGCCCATCATTCAGGCTCCGATGGCGGGCGTCAGCACGCCCGCCCTGGCCGCCGCCGTCTCCAATGCCGGCGCTCTGGGGTCGCTGGGCTTGGGCGCGAGCAATGCCCCGACGGCGCGCAAAGCGATCGAGGCTACCCGCGCGCTGACCTCCCGCCCCTTTGGCGTGAATCTGTTTTGTCATCGTCCGGCGGTGGCCGATCCAGCACGTGAAAGCGCCTGGCTCGCCGGACTGGCCCCCCACTTCGCAAGCTTTGGCGCCGCCCCTCCGGAACGCATCACCGAGATCTACACCAGCTTTCAGGTCGATGACGATATGCTGGATATGCTGCTGGAAACCCGGCCGGCGGTCGTCAGCCTGCATTTCGGCCTGCCCGAGCGCAAGAAACTCGAGGCGCTGCGCGCCGCCGGCATCTACCTGATGGCGACCGCCACCCAGCTTTCCGAAGCCCGCCGCATCGCCGAAGCCGGAATCGACGCCATCGTGGCGCAAGGCATCGAAGCGGGCGGCCATCGCGGTGTGTTTGATGACACCCCGCGCGACCACCGCCTGGGCACGCTGGCCCTGACCCGTTTGCTGGCCGCCGGCGTGGATCGGCCCGTCATCGCTGCGGGCGGCATCATGGACGGCCAGGGCGTCGCCGCCGCGCTGTCCCTGGGCGCCCAGGCCGCTCAACTCGGCACGGCCTTTATCTCCTGCCCGGAATCCTCGGCCGATGCGGCCTACCGCGCCGCGCTGCTGGGCCATGATGTTGTGGCCACCACCTTCACAAGCGCCATCTCCGGCCGTCTGGCGCGCTGCATCGTCAACCGCTTCACGGAACTAGGAGAAGCGCCGGACTGCCCGCCCATCCCCGACTATCCCATCACCTACGACGCGGGCAAAGCCCTGAACGCCGCTGCCAAATCACGGGGCGACAACGGCTACGCCGCGCAATGGGCCGGGCAGGCCGCCGCGCTGTCGCGCGGTCTGCCCGCCGCAGCCTTGGTCGCGACCCTGGCGCAAGAGTGGCAGGCCGCGCGCCAAGCTGCCCTGCCTCGCTAG
- a CDS encoding glutathione S-transferase family protein, whose amino-acid sequence MRILGKASSINVRKVLWACDELNLRYTREDWGAGFRPTAEPDFLALNPNGQVPVVVDGDFVLWESNSILRYLANQYQGECLYPRSARERARVDQWLDWQATDLNSAWRYAFMALVRRAPGYQDAALIEASCQAWLGAMLVLQARLAETGAYVAGERFSLADIAIGLSVLRWRATEFERPALPGIDAYCDRLSRRAGFSAWAEPR is encoded by the coding sequence ATGCGCATCCTGGGTAAAGCCTCTTCCATTAACGTTCGCAAGGTGTTGTGGGCCTGCGACGAACTCAACCTTCGCTACACGCGGGAGGATTGGGGTGCCGGCTTTCGACCCACGGCCGAGCCCGATTTCCTGGCCCTCAATCCCAATGGCCAGGTTCCTGTCGTTGTCGATGGCGATTTCGTGCTGTGGGAGTCCAACAGTATTCTGCGTTATCTGGCCAATCAGTATCAGGGTGAGTGCTTGTATCCACGGTCTGCCCGAGAGCGGGCGCGGGTGGACCAATGGTTGGACTGGCAGGCCACCGATCTGAATTCGGCCTGGCGTTATGCCTTCATGGCCCTGGTGCGGCGTGCGCCGGGCTATCAGGACGCAGCCCTGATCGAGGCTTCCTGCCAGGCCTGGCTCGGGGCCATGCTTGTGTTGCAGGCCCGCCTGGCCGAGACCGGCGCTTATGTGGCGGGCGAGCGTTTCAGTCTGGCCGATATCGCCATCGGGCTGTCCGTACTGCGCTGGCGGGCCACCGAGTTCGAGCGTCCGGCGCTGCCGGGGATCGACGCCTATTGTGATCGCCTGAGCCGGCGCGCCGGTTTTTCGGCCTGGGCCGAGCCTCGCTAG